From Acidovorax sp. FHTAMBA, one genomic window encodes:
- a CDS encoding pyruvate, water dikinase regulatory protein has translation MHSRTVFFVSDGTGITAETFGNAILAQFEMKPRHVRLPFIDTADKAHQAVRQINHTGEVEGKKPIVFTTLVNMEVLKVIQEGCKGMLLDMFGTFVHPLEEELGIRSHHRVGRFSDVSRSKEYTDRIEAINFSLAHDDGQSNRDLAGADVILVGVSRSGKTPTSLYLAMQCGLKAANYPLIPEDFERRQLPPALVPFRSKIFGLTISPERLSEIRSERRPNSKYADLLNCRNEVAEAEAMMRRSGIRWLSTTTKSIEEIATTILQEIRPERLVY, from the coding sequence ATGCACTCGCGCACCGTATTTTTTGTCTCTGACGGCACCGGCATCACCGCCGAAACCTTTGGAAACGCCATCCTGGCCCAGTTCGAGATGAAGCCGCGCCATGTGCGCCTGCCCTTTATCGACACCGCCGACAAGGCCCACCAGGCGGTGCGCCAGATCAACCACACAGGCGAGGTGGAGGGCAAAAAGCCCATCGTCTTCACCACCCTGGTCAACATGGAAGTGCTCAAGGTCATCCAGGAAGGCTGCAAAGGCATGCTGCTGGACATGTTTGGCACCTTTGTCCACCCGCTGGAGGAAGAGCTGGGCATCCGCTCGCACCACCGCGTGGGACGTTTCAGCGACGTGAGCCGCAGCAAGGAGTACACCGACCGCATCGAGGCCATCAACTTCAGCCTGGCCCACGACGACGGTCAGAGCAACCGCGACCTGGCGGGCGCTGATGTGATCCTGGTGGGCGTGAGCCGCAGCGGCAAGACCCCCACCAGCCTGTACCTGGCCATGCAATGCGGGCTGAAGGCTGCCAACTACCCGCTGATTCCCGAGGACTTTGAACGCCGCCAGCTCCCGCCGGCCCTGGTGCCGTTTCGCAGCAAGATCTTCGGCCTGACCATCAGCCCCGAGCGCCTGTCCGAGATCCGCAGCGAACGCCGCCCCAACTCGAAGTACGCAGACCTGCTCAACTGCCGCAACGAGGTGGCCGAGGCCGAGGCCATGATGCGCCGCTCGGGCATTCGGTGGCTCTCGACCACGACCAAGTCCATCGAGGAAATCGCCACCACCATCCTGCAGGAGATCCGGCCGGAGAGGCTGGTGTATTGA
- the ahpF gene encoding alkyl hydroperoxide reductase subunit F, translating into MLDEQLKTQLAAYLERVQQPFELVASLDDSETARDMRELLVTIQTLRSDKITLRTDGNDARKPSFSLQRVGASNSLRFAGLPLGHEFTSLVLALLWTGGHPPKVEQDVIDSIKALDGDFNFEVYMSLTCHNCPDVVQALSLMAIVNPKIKTTVIEGGAFQQEVNDREIMAVPMVFLNGQVFGSGRMTIEEIVAKLDTGSAAREAAKLSAKDPYDVLIVGGGPAGAAAAVYAARKGIRTGVAAERFGGQVNDTLAIENYISVLETDGPKFAAALEAHTRAYGVDIMNLQRADKLIPAAQPGGLIEVQLANGGSLKAKTVILSTGARWRNVNVPGEAEYKNKGVAYCPHCDGPLFKGKRVSVIGGGNSGVEAAIDLAGVVAHVTLIEFADQLKADAVLVNKLKSLSNVTIHTNAQTTEITGADGKVNGLKYKDRATNVEHTVQLEGVFVQIGLVPNTEWLKGTVELSRFGEITVDSHGRTNIPGVFAAGDCTTVPYKQIVIAAGDGSKAALSAFDHLIRMPVVASAAAPAAQPVAEPA; encoded by the coding sequence ATGCTCGACGAACAACTCAAGACCCAACTCGCCGCCTACCTGGAGCGCGTGCAGCAGCCGTTTGAGCTGGTGGCTTCCCTGGACGACAGCGAGACGGCGCGCGACATGCGCGAGCTGCTCGTGACCATCCAAACCCTGCGCAGCGACAAGATCACCCTGCGCACCGACGGCAACGATGCCCGCAAGCCATCCTTCAGCCTGCAGCGCGTGGGCGCCAGCAACAGCCTGCGCTTTGCCGGCCTGCCGCTGGGCCATGAATTCACCTCGCTGGTGCTGGCCCTGCTGTGGACGGGCGGCCACCCGCCCAAGGTCGAGCAGGACGTGATCGATTCCATCAAGGCCCTGGATGGCGACTTCAATTTCGAGGTCTACATGAGCCTGACCTGCCACAACTGCCCGGACGTGGTGCAGGCGCTGTCGCTCATGGCCATCGTCAACCCCAAGATCAAGACGACCGTGATCGAAGGCGGCGCCTTCCAGCAGGAAGTGAACGACCGCGAAATCATGGCCGTGCCCATGGTGTTCCTGAACGGCCAGGTGTTCGGCTCGGGCCGCATGACCATCGAAGAAATCGTGGCCAAGCTCGACACTGGCTCTGCCGCCCGCGAAGCCGCCAAGCTCAGCGCCAAGGACCCGTATGACGTGCTCATCGTCGGCGGTGGCCCTGCAGGTGCCGCGGCCGCCGTGTACGCCGCCCGCAAGGGCATCCGCACCGGCGTGGCTGCCGAGCGCTTTGGCGGCCAGGTGAATGACACGCTGGCCATCGAGAACTACATCTCGGTGCTCGAAACCGACGGCCCCAAGTTCGCCGCCGCGCTCGAAGCCCACACCCGCGCCTATGGCGTGGACATCATGAACCTGCAGCGCGCCGACAAGCTCATCCCCGCCGCGCAGCCCGGTGGCCTGATTGAAGTGCAGCTGGCCAACGGCGGCTCGCTCAAGGCCAAGACGGTGATCCTGTCCACCGGCGCCCGCTGGCGCAACGTGAACGTGCCTGGCGAAGCCGAGTACAAGAACAAGGGCGTGGCCTACTGCCCGCACTGCGACGGCCCGCTGTTCAAGGGCAAGCGCGTGTCCGTCATCGGCGGCGGCAACAGTGGCGTGGAGGCTGCGATTGACCTCGCTGGCGTGGTGGCCCATGTCACGCTCATCGAGTTTGCCGACCAGCTCAAGGCCGACGCCGTGCTGGTCAACAAGCTCAAGAGCCTGTCCAACGTGACCATCCACACCAACGCGCAGACCACCGAGATCACCGGCGCCGATGGCAAGGTCAACGGCCTCAAATACAAGGACCGCGCCACCAATGTGGAGCACACCGTGCAGCTTGAAGGCGTGTTCGTGCAGATCGGCCTGGTGCCCAATACCGAATGGCTCAAGGGCACGGTGGAGCTGTCGCGCTTTGGCGAAATCACTGTCGATTCGCACGGCCGCACCAACATCCCCGGCGTGTTTGCGGCGGGCGATTGCACCACCGTGCCTTACAAGCAAATCGTGATCGCGGCGGGTGACGGGTCGAAGGCGGCACTGAGCGCGTTCGACCACCTTATCCGCATGCCGGTGGTGGCATCGGCCGCAGCCCCGGCAGCGCAGCCGGTGGCAGAACCTGCCTGA
- the ahpC gene encoding alkyl hydroperoxide reductase subunit C: MSLINTQVQPFKTTAFVNRNGKGEFIDLTEADLKGKWSVLIFMPAAFTFNCPTEIEDAADNYAEFQKAGAEVYIVTTDTHFSHKVWHETSDAVGKAKFPLVGDPTHQLTNAFGVHIPEEGLALRGTFVINPDGVIKTMEIHSNEIARDVSETLRKLKAAQFTAANPGQVCPAKWKEGAKTLTPSLDLVGKI; encoded by the coding sequence ATGTCCCTGATCAATACGCAAGTTCAGCCCTTCAAGACCACTGCTTTTGTCAACCGCAATGGCAAAGGCGAGTTCATCGATCTGACCGAAGCCGACCTGAAGGGCAAATGGTCCGTGCTGATCTTCATGCCCGCAGCCTTCACCTTCAACTGCCCCACCGAAATCGAAGACGCCGCCGACAACTACGCTGAGTTCCAGAAGGCCGGCGCAGAGGTCTACATCGTGACCACCGACACCCACTTCTCGCACAAGGTGTGGCACGAAACGTCGGACGCCGTGGGCAAGGCCAAATTCCCTCTGGTGGGCGACCCCACGCACCAGCTGACCAACGCGTTCGGCGTGCACATCCCTGAAGAAGGCCTGGCGCTGCGCGGCACGTTCGTGATCAATCCCGATGGCGTGATCAAGACGATGGAAATCCACTCCAACGAAATCGCCCGTGACGTGTCGGAAACCCTGCGCAAGCTCAAGGCTGCCCAGTTCACCGCCGCCAACCCTGGCCAGGTCTGCCCCGCCAAGTGGAAGGAAGGCGCCAAGACGCTGACGCCTTCGCTAGACCTGGTCGGCAAGATTTAA
- a CDS encoding FTR1 family protein gives MFQTLLICFREGLEALLVVAIATLYLRKTGRTQLLVPLRAGVGVAAALSVVLGWVLSHVGALSPAAEGVMALVAAATVAWCAVHMRSAGQGMGRVIAQRMDRASVLEGPRAWVAVFLFALFMVGREGVETATMLAALGRSADLAYMAWGGIAGLALAIAIAWAWTRYGRAVNLARFFRVTAWFMAVFAVQLVVYALHEFTETASIPFIDNAWWHAATEDLAEGRIAQLISLALVLVPTLWLGLAHWRDRRAAAQAALPMSAGRAVGTTRQAG, from the coding sequence ATGTTCCAAACACTTCTGATCTGCTTTCGCGAAGGGCTGGAAGCCCTGCTGGTGGTTGCCATTGCCACGTTGTACCTGCGCAAGACGGGGCGCACGCAGCTGCTTGTGCCGCTGCGCGCAGGTGTGGGGGTGGCCGCAGCACTCTCGGTGGTGCTGGGCTGGGTGCTGTCGCACGTTGGCGCGTTGTCGCCTGCGGCGGAAGGTGTGATGGCGCTGGTTGCGGCAGCCACCGTGGCGTGGTGTGCGGTGCACATGCGCAGCGCGGGCCAGGGCATGGGCCGGGTCATCGCCCAACGCATGGACCGCGCCAGCGTGCTGGAGGGCCCGCGCGCCTGGGTTGCGGTGTTCCTGTTTGCCCTTTTCATGGTGGGCCGCGAGGGCGTGGAAACCGCCACCATGCTTGCAGCCCTGGGCCGCAGTGCTGACCTGGCCTACATGGCCTGGGGCGGCATCGCGGGCCTGGCGCTGGCCATTGCCATTGCCTGGGCCTGGACGCGCTATGGCCGCGCGGTGAATCTGGCACGGTTTTTTCGCGTCACCGCATGGTTCATGGCGGTGTTCGCCGTGCAGTTGGTGGTCTATGCGCTGCATGAGTTCACCGAGACAGCATCCATTCCGTTCATCGACAACGCCTGGTGGCATGCCGCCACCGAAGATCTGGCCGAGGGGCGGATTGCGCAGCTGATATCGCTGGCCCTGGTGCTGGTGCCCACCCTGTGGCTGGGCCTGGCGCACTGGCGCGACCGCAGGGCAGCGGCGCAGGCTGCCCTGCCCATGTCGGCCGGGCGCGCAGTGGGCACAACGCGCCAAGCGGGGTAA
- the bfr gene encoding bacterioferritin has translation MKGDAQVIGHLQAQLKNELTAINQYFLHYRMLKHWGFDKLAKKEYSESIGEMKHADWLMDRIFTLDGLPNLQDLAKLQVGEDVPEILACDLRAEQGAQATIKDGIAHCESVRDYVSRDLLQKILDDTEEHIDFLETQIELIGKVGLQNYLQSQMGDVE, from the coding sequence ATGAAAGGCGACGCACAGGTCATCGGCCATCTTCAGGCCCAGCTCAAGAACGAGCTCACCGCGATCAATCAGTACTTCCTGCACTACCGCATGCTCAAGCACTGGGGCTTCGACAAACTCGCCAAGAAGGAGTATTCGGAATCCATCGGCGAGATGAAGCATGCCGACTGGCTGATGGACCGCATCTTCACGCTGGACGGCCTGCCCAACCTGCAGGATCTGGCCAAGCTGCAAGTGGGCGAGGACGTTCCGGAGATCCTGGCCTGCGACCTGCGCGCGGAACAAGGCGCCCAGGCCACCATCAAGGACGGCATTGCCCACTGCGAAAGCGTGCGCGACTATGTCTCGCGCGACCTGCTGCAAAAGATCCTGGACGACACCGAAGAGCACATCGACTTCCTCGAAACCCAGATCGAGCTGATCGGCAAGGTGGGCCTGCAGAACTACCTGCAGTCGCAGATGGGTGACGTGGAGTAA
- a CDS encoding porin, with protein sequence MMKHSAIAALALLGTTAALAQSSVTLYGRINVSAEHQKEGDTSATAMANNSSRIGFKGVEDLGGGMTAGFQFESGIDPRTGASNGYARQSEVNLSGGFGMVRLGNFTSESYYATADYISMHNHDTGSSADALYAYPARDTSKIAYRTPSLGGATVEAGVSLHEQPSGTGGKNSLDLAANYEIGALGLGAGYSRLDDQRQFAVRASYTTGPFVLGAYVQRDKNVFIANGGNRTNLRLAVAYMMDASEFHLNVGRAGKYSNVSDSAATQFTLGYNYNLSKRTKVYALYTRINNSQGASYGVGTAGDDFSSVALGVRHNF encoded by the coding sequence ATGATGAAACACAGCGCCATTGCCGCGCTGGCACTGCTGGGCACGACCGCCGCATTGGCCCAGAGCAGCGTCACGCTGTACGGCCGGATCAATGTGTCCGCCGAACACCAGAAAGAGGGCGACACGTCGGCCACGGCCATGGCCAACAACTCCTCCCGCATCGGCTTCAAGGGCGTGGAAGACCTGGGCGGCGGCATGACGGCAGGCTTCCAGTTCGAAAGCGGCATTGACCCCCGCACCGGCGCGTCGAACGGCTACGCCCGCCAGAGCGAAGTGAACCTCTCGGGTGGCTTCGGCATGGTGCGCCTGGGCAACTTCACGTCCGAGTCGTACTACGCCACGGCGGACTACATCAGCATGCACAACCACGACACCGGTTCGTCGGCCGATGCGCTGTATGCCTACCCCGCGCGCGACACCAGCAAGATCGCCTACCGCACCCCCAGCCTGGGTGGTGCAACGGTTGAGGCTGGCGTGTCCCTGCACGAGCAACCCAGCGGCACCGGTGGAAAGAACAGCCTGGACCTGGCCGCCAACTACGAGATTGGCGCCCTGGGCCTGGGCGCCGGCTATTCCCGGCTGGACGACCAGCGCCAGTTTGCCGTGCGTGCTTCGTACACCACCGGCCCTTTCGTGCTGGGCGCCTACGTGCAGCGCGACAAGAACGTGTTCATCGCCAACGGCGGCAACCGCACCAACCTGCGCCTGGCCGTTGCCTACATGATGGATGCGTCGGAGTTCCACCTGAATGTGGGCCGCGCGGGCAAGTATTCCAACGTGAGCGACAGCGCTGCCACGCAATTCACGCTGGGCTACAACTACAACCTGAGCAAGCGCACCAAGGTCTACGCCCTGTACACCCGCATCAACAACAGCCAGGGCGCAAGCTATGGCGTGGGCACGGCCGGCGACGACTTCAGCTCCGTTGCCCTGGGCGTGCGCCACAACTTCTGA
- a CDS encoding SUMF1/EgtB/PvdO family nonheme iron enzyme, which translates to MQKLMYAASATLTFWALTASAQTTAPVVLDDLRGLRIDKTEVTIAQFARYARATGTTTRAEREGGGFEYAGGWQRRAGWTWQRPDGAVPDSDQLPAVHLTHAEAQVYCRWAGGRLPTAAEWRAAGFTELRSQPPAPWVRGTTYPWTTGQSPQGANTSDPDPWPRAAPVNGTAAGVNGLHDMGANVWEWAADARGDERRTMGGSWWYPASQMRAEVEAWKPADFYAVYIGFRCAYDPKP; encoded by the coding sequence ATGCAAAAACTCATGTACGCAGCCAGCGCCACCCTGACGTTCTGGGCCCTGACCGCGTCTGCCCAGACCACAGCGCCCGTGGTGCTGGACGACCTGCGCGGCCTGCGCATCGACAAGACCGAAGTCACCATCGCCCAGTTTGCACGCTACGCGCGAGCCACCGGCACCACCACCCGTGCCGAGCGCGAAGGCGGCGGTTTTGAATACGCAGGCGGCTGGCAACGCCGCGCAGGCTGGACCTGGCAGCGCCCAGACGGTGCAGTGCCAGACAGCGACCAGCTGCCCGCCGTGCACCTCACCCACGCCGAGGCCCAGGTCTACTGCCGATGGGCGGGTGGCCGTCTGCCCACCGCCGCCGAGTGGCGCGCCGCCGGTTTCACCGAGCTGCGCAGCCAACCGCCCGCGCCCTGGGTGCGTGGCACCACCTACCCCTGGACAACAGGCCAGAGCCCGCAGGGCGCCAACACCAGCGACCCCGACCCCTGGCCCCGCGCCGCGCCTGTGAACGGCACTGCAGCCGGGGTGAACGGTCTGCACGACATGGGCGCCAATGTGTGGGAATGGGCGGCCGATGCACGCGGCGACGAGCGGCGCACGATGGGTGGGTCCTGGTGGTATCCCGCATCGCAAATGCGCGCGGAGGTGGAGGCCTGGAAGCCTGCGGACTTTTATGCGGTGTACATCGGCTTTCGCTGCGCGTACGACCCGAAGCCTTAG